One stretch of Segatella copri DNA includes these proteins:
- a CDS encoding ATP-binding protein — translation MRRKVYEQLKKWKEEQNGESAVLINGARRVGKSYIVKEFAQKEYKSYILLDFNKIGKDIKSLFETYLDDLDTFFMYLSSFTNTPLYPRNSVIIFDEVQLYPRARTAIKYLVEDGRYDYIETGSLVSIKKNVENIMIPSEEEEILMYPMDFEEFLWALNNETLMPLIRMNFQKRHEMGQMMHRMAMDYFRQYLIVGGMPQAVAKFVETRDFNKVDRVKRQILTLYRNDIQKYASTYVFKVTQIFDTIPSQLQKHEKKFMLKALTEGARMRDYETAFFWLSDAMIVNMAYNTTEPSIGLGMNTDDTTLKCYMADTGLLISHAFNENTIVSENLYNKLLVDKLEFNSGMIVENIVAQMLRSAGHKLYFFSKYSKDDAQERMELDFLIAKDTITSKHNISPIEVKSTNRYTLTSLKKCIAKYGSYLATPYVLHAADLKVEEGITYLPLYMTGLL, via the coding sequence ATGAGAAGAAAAGTATATGAGCAGCTAAAGAAATGGAAAGAAGAACAGAACGGAGAAAGTGCTGTTCTCATCAATGGTGCCCGTCGTGTAGGAAAGAGCTATATCGTAAAGGAATTCGCTCAAAAAGAATACAAGAGTTATATTTTACTTGATTTCAATAAAATAGGAAAGGACATAAAATCCTTGTTCGAAACCTATCTGGATGACTTGGATACGTTCTTTATGTATTTAAGCAGTTTCACCAATACACCTCTATATCCAAGAAATTCGGTTATAATCTTTGATGAGGTGCAATTGTATCCCCGGGCTCGTACAGCTATCAAGTATCTGGTTGAAGATGGTCGTTACGATTATATCGAGACTGGTTCGCTCGTTTCTATCAAAAAGAACGTAGAGAATATCATGATTCCTTCTGAGGAGGAAGAAATATTGATGTATCCTATGGATTTCGAGGAATTCTTGTGGGCACTGAACAATGAAACCCTGATGCCGCTTATACGAATGAACTTTCAGAAAAGGCATGAGATGGGACAAATGATGCATCGAATGGCAATGGACTATTTCAGACAGTATCTCATTGTTGGAGGAATGCCGCAGGCTGTAGCTAAATTTGTAGAAACCAGAGATTTCAATAAGGTGGATCGTGTGAAACGCCAAATTCTTACTTTATATCGTAACGATATCCAGAAGTATGCGTCAACTTATGTATTTAAAGTTACTCAGATTTTTGATACAATTCCTTCTCAGCTTCAAAAACATGAGAAGAAATTTATGTTGAAGGCACTCACAGAAGGGGCGAGAATGCGAGATTATGAAACGGCATTCTTTTGGCTGTCAGATGCCATGATAGTCAATATGGCCTATAATACGACAGAGCCAAGCATCGGTCTTGGAATGAATACCGATGATACGACATTGAAATGCTATATGGCTGATACGGGTTTGCTCATTAGTCATGCTTTCAATGAAAATACGATAGTATCTGAAAACTTATATAACAAGCTTTTGGTAGATAAGCTGGAGTTCAATAGCGGAATGATAGTTGAGAATATTGTTGCTCAGATGTTACGTTCGGCAGGGCATAAGCTGTATTTCTTTTCCAAATATAGTAAGGATGATGCCCAGGAAAGGATGGAACTGGATTTCCTGATAGCCAAAGATACCATAACGTCAAAGCATAATATTTCACCGATAGAAGTGAAGTCAACTAACAGATACACGCTCACTTCTCTCAAAAAGTGCATCGCTAAATATGGTAGCTATCTGGCAACCCCGTATGTTTTGCATGCTGCTGATTTGAAAGTAGAGGAGGGGATTACTTATTTGCCATTGTATATGACAGGGTTATTATAA
- a CDS encoding L-cysteine desulfidase family protein yields MLEKSKRERIIALVNKEVVPAIGCTEPMAVALCTAKAATTLGKRPERIEVLLSPNMLKNAMGVGIPGTGMIGLPIAVSLGALIGKPEYQLEVLKDLTPGSLEQGKQYIKDADINIKLKQGDVDKLYIEIICHAGEDQATAIISGSHTHFVYVERNGEVVLDKRGGTVGDEADDDIQLNFPMVYEFATTAPLDEISFILKTRDYNMKAAELSIKGNYGHCLGKTMDRPLSHGIFGDNIFSHIISRTASACDARMGGAMIPVMSNSGSGNQGICATNPVVVYALENENTEEEMIRALMLSHLTAIYIKQSLGKLSALCGCVVASTGSSCGITYLMGGDYTRICNSVKNMIANLTGMICDGAKPSCALKISSGVSTALLSALLSMEGKCVTSAEGIVDDDVDKCIHNLTSIGADAMRATDDMVLDIMTHK; encoded by the coding sequence ATGTTAGAGAAAAGTAAGCGTGAGCGCATCATTGCGCTCGTTAATAAAGAGGTGGTTCCTGCCATCGGCTGTACCGAACCGATGGCTGTGGCACTATGTACAGCCAAGGCTGCTACTACATTGGGCAAGCGCCCTGAACGTATTGAAGTTCTTCTGAGTCCTAATATGCTCAAGAATGCGATGGGTGTCGGCATTCCTGGCACGGGTATGATCGGTTTGCCTATCGCCGTATCGCTGGGGGCGCTCATCGGAAAGCCTGAATATCAGCTGGAAGTGTTGAAAGATCTTACTCCCGGCAGTCTGGAGCAGGGCAAACAATATATCAAGGATGCGGATATCAACATCAAACTGAAACAGGGTGATGTGGATAAACTCTATATTGAAATCATCTGTCATGCCGGTGAAGACCAGGCTACGGCAATTATCTCCGGTTCTCATACCCATTTTGTGTATGTTGAGCGTAATGGTGAGGTGGTGCTCGATAAGCGTGGCGGTACTGTGGGCGATGAGGCTGATGACGACATCCAGCTCAATTTCCCGATGGTTTACGAGTTTGCTACAACAGCTCCGCTCGATGAGATTTCTTTCATTCTCAAGACCAGGGACTATAATATGAAGGCTGCCGAGTTGAGTATCAAAGGCAACTATGGCCACTGTCTGGGCAAGACAATGGACCGTCCGTTGAGTCATGGTATCTTCGGTGATAATATTTTCTCGCACATCATCTCCCGCACCGCTTCAGCCTGCGATGCCCGTATGGGTGGCGCCATGATTCCGGTGATGAGCAACAGCGGCAGCGGCAACCAGGGCATCTGTGCAACGAATCCTGTGGTGGTTTATGCGCTGGAGAACGAGAATACCGAGGAGGAAATGATCCGTGCCCTGATGCTCAGTCATCTGACTGCCATCTATATCAAGCAGAGCTTAGGCAAGCTTTCAGCTCTTTGCGGTTGTGTGGTAGCCAGTACGGGCAGCAGTTGCGGCATCACCTATCTGATGGGTGGCGATTATACCCGCATCTGCAATTCTGTCAAGAATATGATAGCCAATCTCACCGGTATGATTTGTGACGGAGCGAAACCAAGTTGTGCCCTGAAGATTTCATCAGGTGTCAGCACCGCTCTTCTTTCCGCCCTCCTTTCTATGGAAGGCAAGTGTGTCACCTCTGCCGAGGGTATCGTAGATGATGATGTGGATAAGTGCATCCACAACCTCACGAGCATCGGTGCCGATGCGATGAGAGCTACCGATGATATGGTGCTCGATATCATGACGCATAAATAA
- a CDS encoding aminopeptidase C produces the protein MRKNVLLLGAMMMASMSLMAQTKGGGISQSALQQMEKSQQAGVANKALFNAIANNSIDDLVKNHANEAPVDTHFSIETPSQSIHNQKSSGRCWMFSGFNVLRSNFAVNDKQGRVVEYSQDYLFFYDQLEKANLMLQGVIDLGKKSIEDPQVQFFFKNPLNDGGTFCGVADLASKYGLVPMSAQPETYSSNNTSKMSRLVSSKLREYGLELRKMVAQGKKSAAIQARKNKMLGQVYHMLSLTLGEPVKEFTYAFRDKDGKQVGEAKKYTPKSFYEETVGKDLNGTFLMVMNDPRRPYHKTYEVEYDRHTYDGHNWKYLNLPMEEIAQLAIASLKDGHKMYSSYDVGKQLDRKRGYLALDNFDYASLFNTSFPMNKADRIATFDSGSTHAMTLTAVDLDANGKPVKWKVENSWGADNGFAGCFIMTNDWFNEYMFRLVVNKKYASEQLLKEFDQKPTMLTPDDPLFQLED, from the coding sequence ATGAGAAAAAATGTATTACTTTTGGGAGCCATGATGATGGCTTCCATGTCTCTGATGGCGCAGACCAAGGGTGGCGGCATCAGTCAGTCTGCTCTCCAGCAGATGGAGAAAAGCCAGCAGGCAGGTGTAGCCAACAAGGCACTCTTCAATGCGATTGCCAACAACAGCATTGATGACCTTGTGAAGAATCATGCCAACGAGGCCCCTGTTGATACTCATTTCAGCATCGAGACTCCTTCGCAGAGCATTCACAACCAGAAGAGTTCGGGCCGTTGCTGGATGTTCAGCGGTTTTAACGTGCTCCGTTCTAACTTTGCTGTCAATGACAAGCAGGGTAGAGTGGTGGAGTATTCTCAGGATTATCTCTTCTTCTATGATCAGCTGGAGAAGGCTAACCTGATGCTTCAGGGTGTTATCGACCTTGGCAAGAAGAGCATCGAGGATCCTCAGGTGCAGTTCTTCTTCAAGAATCCGCTCAATGATGGTGGTACTTTCTGTGGTGTTGCCGATTTGGCAAGCAAGTATGGTCTCGTACCTATGAGTGCCCAGCCTGAGACTTACTCAAGCAACAATACTTCCAAGATGAGCCGTCTCGTAAGCAGCAAGCTCCGCGAGTATGGTCTGGAACTCCGCAAGATGGTGGCTCAGGGTAAGAAGTCGGCAGCTATCCAGGCTCGCAAGAACAAGATGCTCGGTCAGGTTTATCACATGCTGAGTCTTACTCTCGGTGAACCAGTAAAGGAATTTACCTATGCTTTCCGCGATAAGGATGGCAAGCAGGTTGGCGAGGCAAAGAAGTATACTCCTAAGAGTTTCTATGAGGAAACCGTAGGCAAGGATCTCAACGGTACCTTCCTGATGGTGATGAACGATCCACGCCGTCCTTACCACAAGACATACGAGGTAGAGTACGACCGCCACACTTACGATGGTCATAACTGGAAGTATCTGAACTTGCCTATGGAGGAGATAGCCCAGCTCGCCATCGCCTCTCTGAAGGATGGTCATAAGATGTATTCAAGCTATGATGTGGGCAAGCAGCTTGATAGAAAGCGCGGCTATCTAGCACTCGACAACTTCGATTACGCTAGCCTCTTCAATACCTCATTCCCAATGAACAAGGCTGACCGCATCGCTACTTTCGATAGCGGTTCTACTCATGCCATGACGCTGACAGCTGTAGATCTCGATGCCAATGGCAAGCCTGTAAAATGGAAGGTGGAGAACAGTTGGGGTGCCGACAATGGTTTTGCCGGTTGCTTCATCATGACCAACGATTGGTTCAACGAGTACATGTTCCGCCTGGTAGTAAACAAGAAGTATGCTTCTGAGCAGCTTTTGAAGGAATTCGACCAGAAGCCTACCATGCTGACTCCAGATGATCCTCTGTTCCAGTTGGAAGACTAA
- the dxs gene encoding 1-deoxy-D-xylulose-5-phosphate synthase has product MDKNKFSLLNSIKYPEDLRRLSIDQLPQVCKELREDIIDEVAVNPGHFASSLGVVEITVALHYIYNTPYDRIVWDVGHQAYGHKILTGRRDNFCTNRKLHGIRPFPTPLESEYDTFACGHASNSISAALGMAVAARENGDTDRHVVAVIGDGAMSGGLAFEGLNNVSSTPNDMLIILNDNDMSIDRAVGGMEKYLLNLDTNETYNRLRFKASQWLHSKGYLNEDRKKGILRLNNALKSALSHQQNIFEGMNIRYFGPFDGHDVKEVARVLKQLKNMKGPKLLHLHTTKGKGYEPAEKSATIWHAPGKFDPETGERIIADTSNQPPKYQDVFGETLLELAQKNPKIVGVTPAMPTGCSMNIMMKAMPSRTFDVGIAEGHAVTFSGGMAKDGLIPFCNIYSSFAQRAYDNIIHDMALLNLPVIMCLDRAGLVGEDGPTHHGAFDMAALRPIPHLTIASPMNEHELRNLMYSAQLPGHGSYVIRYPRGKGVLVDWRNPMEEIKTGTGRKLKDGTDVAVLTIGPIGNDAAQAIAEVEAETGMSIAHYDMRFLKPLDEDILKEVGEKFSRIITIEDGVRMGGMGSAVLEWMNDHDYQPKMTRMGLPDEFVEHGTVAQLREIVHLDKESIKEAIKK; this is encoded by the coding sequence ATGGACAAGAACAAGTTTAGTCTATTAAATAGTATAAAATACCCAGAAGATTTGAGACGACTGAGCATTGACCAGCTGCCACAAGTCTGCAAAGAGTTAAGAGAAGACATTATCGACGAGGTTGCCGTCAACCCCGGTCATTTTGCCTCCTCTCTTGGCGTGGTGGAAATAACCGTAGCCCTACATTATATTTACAACACCCCATACGACCGTATTGTATGGGATGTGGGACACCAGGCCTACGGACATAAGATATTAACAGGACGCCGCGACAACTTCTGTACCAACCGCAAGTTGCACGGCATCCGTCCATTCCCTACACCTTTAGAAAGTGAATATGATACCTTCGCCTGCGGACATGCGAGCAATTCCATCTCCGCAGCACTCGGTATGGCCGTTGCCGCACGCGAAAACGGAGATACCGACAGGCATGTGGTAGCCGTCATTGGCGATGGAGCCATGAGCGGCGGACTGGCTTTCGAGGGACTGAACAACGTATCAAGTACACCTAACGACATGCTCATCATCCTAAACGACAACGATATGAGCATCGACCGGGCTGTGGGCGGTATGGAGAAATATCTTCTGAACCTCGATACCAACGAGACCTACAACCGCCTCCGTTTCAAGGCATCGCAGTGGCTGCACTCCAAAGGCTATCTCAACGAAGACCGCAAGAAGGGCATCCTGCGCCTGAACAATGCACTGAAGTCGGCACTGAGTCATCAGCAGAACATCTTCGAGGGTATGAATATCCGCTACTTCGGACCTTTCGACGGTCATGACGTGAAGGAAGTGGCGAGAGTACTCAAACAGCTTAAGAACATGAAGGGTCCTAAGCTGCTGCACCTGCATACCACCAAGGGAAAGGGTTACGAACCAGCCGAGAAGAGTGCTACCATCTGGCACGCACCAGGCAAATTCGATCCGGAAACGGGTGAGAGAATCATTGCCGATACCAGCAACCAGCCTCCTAAATATCAGGATGTTTTCGGAGAGACGCTGCTGGAACTGGCTCAGAAGAACCCGAAGATTGTAGGTGTGACGCCAGCCATGCCTACAGGATGTTCCATGAACATCATGATGAAGGCGATGCCAAGCCGTACCTTCGATGTAGGTATTGCCGAGGGACATGCCGTCACCTTCTCTGGAGGTATGGCGAAAGACGGCCTGATTCCTTTCTGCAACATCTACAGTTCGTTTGCACAGCGTGCCTACGATAACATCATCCACGACATGGCACTGCTCAACTTGCCGGTTATCATGTGTCTTGACCGTGCCGGACTGGTAGGTGAAGACGGACCAACCCATCATGGTGCCTTCGATATGGCGGCTCTCCGTCCGATTCCGCATCTCACCATCGCATCTCCGATGAACGAGCATGAGTTGCGCAACCTGATGTATTCAGCCCAGTTGCCAGGTCATGGCAGCTATGTTATCCGTTATCCGAGAGGCAAGGGTGTGCTCGTAGACTGGCGCAACCCGATGGAGGAAATCAAGACCGGTACCGGCAGAAAGCTGAAAGACGGCACCGATGTAGCCGTTCTTACCATCGGTCCTATCGGAAACGATGCCGCTCAGGCTATCGCTGAGGTAGAAGCCGAAACCGGAATGAGCATCGCCCACTACGATATGCGATTCCTCAAGCCACTCGATGAAGACATTCTGAAAGAGGTGGGCGAAAAGTTCAGCCGCATCATCACCATCGAAGACGGCGTTCGTATGGGCGGTATGGGCTCTGCCGTACTGGAATGGATGAACGACCATGACTATCAGCCAAAGATGACCCGAATGGGATTGCCAGATGAGTTTGTGGAACACGGAACCGTGGCACAGCTCAGGGAAATCGTGCATCTCGATAAAGAATCAATCAAAGAAGCAATTAAGAAATGA
- the trkA gene encoding Trk system potassium transporter TrkA has protein sequence MKIIIAGAYAIGTHLARLLSRSNEEITLIDESEERLASIGSDCDLLTMLGKPTSLHILRDAGVADADLFIAVTPVESTNITASILAKNLGAKRTVARVDNPEYMDQQAQEFFKELGISKLIYPEMLAAVDINNGLKMSWVRQRWDVHDGALVMLGIKLREGCEILNEPLKNISGPNDPYHVVAIKRGSDTIIPGGNDELKLYDLAYFMTTRNYIPYIRKIVGKEHYVDVKNVMIMGGGRTAVRAVKKMPEYMECKIIEMSEERCEYLNDILDENKTLIIHGDGRDIPLLVEEGIRSTQAFVALTGNAETNILACLTAKRMGVRKTVAAVENVDYVSMAESLDIGTIINKKMIAASYIYQMMLDADVMNVRFLMSANADVAEFIAKEGSKVTQKPVKELGMPIGVTIGGLVRGEEGMLVSGNTQIEPGDSVMVFCHNINMKKIEKYFI, from the coding sequence ATGAAAATAATCATAGCTGGCGCATATGCCATAGGTACTCATCTGGCGAGACTCCTGTCACGCAGCAATGAAGAGATTACGCTCATCGATGAAAGCGAAGAGCGCCTGGCAAGCATTGGCTCCGACTGCGACCTGCTCACCATGCTGGGCAAGCCTACCAGTCTTCACATCTTACGCGATGCGGGGGTAGCAGATGCCGACCTCTTCATCGCCGTTACTCCGGTAGAAAGTACCAACATTACAGCTAGCATCCTTGCCAAGAACCTGGGTGCCAAAAGAACGGTGGCCCGTGTGGATAACCCGGAGTATATGGATCAGCAGGCTCAGGAATTCTTCAAAGAATTAGGTATCAGCAAACTGATTTATCCGGAGATGCTCGCAGCCGTAGATATCAATAACGGACTGAAAATGAGTTGGGTACGTCAGCGCTGGGATGTGCACGACGGCGCACTCGTCATGCTCGGCATCAAACTGCGCGAAGGATGCGAGATACTGAACGAACCGCTCAAGAACATCAGCGGTCCTAACGACCCATACCACGTGGTAGCCATCAAGCGAGGCAGCGATACCATCATCCCTGGCGGTAACGACGAGCTGAAACTCTACGACCTCGCCTACTTCATGACCACCCGCAACTATATCCCATATATCCGCAAGATTGTAGGCAAGGAGCACTATGTAGATGTGAAGAACGTGATGATTATGGGTGGCGGACGCACAGCCGTAAGAGCCGTGAAGAAGATGCCGGAATATATGGAATGCAAGATTATCGAGATGAGCGAGGAGCGCTGCGAATATCTCAACGATATTCTCGATGAGAACAAGACGCTCATCATTCATGGTGACGGACGCGACATTCCGCTACTCGTAGAAGAAGGTATCCGCAGTACCCAGGCCTTCGTGGCACTGACCGGTAACGCCGAAACCAATATTCTGGCCTGTCTTACCGCCAAGAGAATGGGTGTGCGCAAGACGGTGGCTGCCGTAGAAAACGTAGACTACGTGAGCATGGCAGAGAGTCTGGATATCGGTACCATCATCAACAAGAAGATGATTGCCGCCAGCTACATCTATCAGATGATGCTCGATGCCGACGTGATGAACGTGAGATTCCTGATGAGCGCTAACGCCGATGTAGCTGAGTTTATAGCCAAAGAAGGTTCGAAGGTAACCCAGAAACCGGTGAAAGAACTCGGCATGCCTATCGGTGTAACCATCGGTGGACTGGTTCGCGGTGAAGAAGGAATGCTCGTTTCGGGTAACACCCAGATAGAACCGGGCGACTCGGTGATGGTTTTCTGCCACAACATCAACATGAAGAAAATTGAGAAATACTTCATCTAA
- a CDS encoding TrkH family potassium uptake protein yields MINSKLIYKILGQLLFIEAFLLFVSLLVAFYYQQDDIFAFIVATLTTIGGGLVLKWRGHGADNSMSRRDAYLVVTLSWIVFSFFGTLPFMISGYINNFTDAYFETMSGFTTTGATILDDVECFPHGLLFWRSLTQWIGGLGIVFFTIALLPSLVGGQTKVFAAEATGPIKTKLHPRLSTSAKWIWSIYLMLTIACIASYYVAGMNLFDSFNYAMTTTATGGFSTHNSSTSFFHSPALEYICAFFCFLSGVNFTLLYAAVIKFKIKDLFKNSEFKFYMLLVTVFTAFIMVELIAMRNYDVEHAFRSSIFQVVSFITTTGLFNDDAAVWPHVTWVVLAACMFFGACSGSTSGGLKCIRGVMLVRMVKNEFRQILHPNAVLPLKIDGVNVPMQKRVTLLAFLTTYLIICLVISFTMIAMGIDNTNAITITLSCVGNVGPTLGTEIGPTMSWSELPDVAKWFCSLMMLIGRLEIFSVLVILTPAFWREN; encoded by the coding sequence ATGATAAACAGCAAATTAATATATAAGATTTTAGGGCAACTGCTTTTCATAGAAGCATTCCTGCTCTTCGTCAGTCTGCTGGTAGCTTTCTATTACCAGCAGGACGACATCTTTGCCTTCATTGTGGCAACACTTACCACCATCGGAGGCGGACTGGTGCTGAAATGGCGAGGACACGGAGCAGATAACTCAATGTCGCGCCGTGATGCCTATCTCGTGGTAACGCTCTCATGGATTGTATTCAGTTTCTTCGGAACCCTCCCCTTCATGATAAGTGGATACATCAACAACTTTACCGATGCCTACTTTGAAACCATGTCGGGATTTACGACAACGGGAGCCACGATATTAGACGATGTAGAATGTTTCCCCCACGGACTGCTCTTCTGGCGTTCGCTCACCCAATGGATAGGCGGTCTGGGAATCGTGTTCTTCACCATCGCCCTGCTGCCATCGCTTGTAGGAGGACAGACCAAGGTGTTTGCTGCCGAGGCAACAGGACCTATCAAAACGAAATTGCATCCCCGGCTTTCCACTTCGGCTAAATGGATATGGAGTATCTATCTGATGCTCACCATTGCCTGCATCGCATCCTACTATGTGGCAGGAATGAATCTCTTCGACAGTTTCAACTATGCGATGACCACTACGGCTACAGGAGGTTTCTCTACTCATAACAGCAGTACCTCGTTTTTCCATTCGCCGGCGCTGGAATACATCTGTGCCTTCTTCTGCTTCCTGTCGGGTGTTAACTTCACCCTGCTCTATGCAGCCGTCATCAAGTTCAAGATCAAGGATCTGTTCAAGAATTCAGAGTTTAAGTTCTATATGCTCCTCGTTACAGTCTTCACGGCTTTCATCATGGTAGAGCTGATAGCGATGCGCAACTACGATGTGGAACATGCCTTCCGCAGCTCCATCTTCCAGGTGGTATCATTCATCACCACCACGGGATTATTTAACGACGATGCTGCTGTGTGGCCTCACGTTACCTGGGTGGTATTGGCAGCCTGCATGTTCTTCGGAGCCTGCTCAGGCAGTACGAGTGGAGGTTTGAAATGTATCCGTGGCGTGATGCTGGTAAGAATGGTGAAGAATGAATTCCGCCAGATTCTGCATCCTAACGCCGTGCTACCATTGAAGATTGATGGTGTGAACGTACCGATGCAGAAGCGTGTTACGCTGCTTGCCTTCCTCACCACTTATCTCATCATCTGTCTGGTGATATCGTTCACGATGATAGCCATGGGCATCGATAATACCAATGCCATCACCATCACCCTGAGTTGCGTGGGTAATGTGGGACCTACGCTGGGTACGGAAATCGGACCAACCATGTCGTGGAGCGAACTGCCGGATGTGGCAAAATGGTTCTGCTCGCTGATGATGCTCATCGGTCGTCTGGAGATATTCAGTGTGCTGGTTATCTTAACGCCAGCATTCTGGAGAGAGAACTAA
- a CDS encoding type I phosphomannose isomerase catalytic subunit — translation MKPLKFQPLLKSTIWGGSKIITFKHLDVKQENVGESWEISGVPGNESIVADGEMQGKSLNEVVAERKGSFLGEENYKRFGNEFPLLIKFIDANRDLSIQVHPNDEIAKKQGKERGKTEMWYALPCEPDAKLYNGLKMQITPEQYKEMVENDTITDALAQYNVKEDDCFFIPAGRIHTIGTGCFVVEIQQTSDVTYRIYDFKRKDKDGNYRQLHTKEAAECIDYTVLPDYRQHYTPAKNQGVSMVQCPYFTTAVYDLDEPMTLDYSELDSFVILIGLKGEAKIIDNEGNEITLQGGESIVVPASTKTLKVEGTLKFLETYV, via the coding sequence ATGAAACCATTAAAATTTCAACCGCTATTAAAATCCACCATCTGGGGTGGCAGTAAGATTATCACTTTCAAGCATCTCGACGTAAAGCAAGAGAATGTGGGAGAAAGCTGGGAAATCTCTGGAGTACCAGGAAATGAAAGCATCGTAGCCGATGGCGAGATGCAGGGCAAGAGCCTCAACGAGGTTGTTGCAGAACGGAAGGGAAGCTTCCTCGGAGAAGAGAACTACAAGCGTTTCGGCAATGAGTTTCCACTGCTCATCAAGTTTATCGATGCCAACCGCGACCTCTCTATCCAGGTGCATCCTAATGATGAAATTGCCAAGAAGCAAGGTAAGGAACGCGGCAAGACCGAGATGTGGTATGCGCTGCCATGCGAGCCGGATGCCAAGCTCTACAACGGCTTGAAGATGCAGATTACTCCTGAGCAGTACAAGGAGATGGTAGAGAACGATACCATCACCGATGCCCTGGCTCAGTATAACGTGAAGGAGGACGACTGCTTCTTTATCCCAGCCGGCAGAATCCACACCATCGGAACAGGCTGTTTCGTTGTCGAGATTCAGCAGACCAGCGATGTTACCTATCGCATCTACGACTTCAAGCGCAAGGACAAGGATGGCAACTATCGCCAGCTCCACACCAAGGAAGCTGCTGAGTGCATCGACTACACCGTATTGCCAGACTATCGCCAGCACTACACTCCTGCCAAGAATCAGGGTGTAAGCATGGTGCAGTGCCCTTACTTCACCACAGCCGTTTATGATCTCGATGAGCCAATGACGCTGGATTATTCAGAATTGGACAGCTTCGTGATTCTGATTGGCTTGAAGGGTGAGGCTAAGATTATCGACAACGAGGGTAACGAGATTACGCTCCAGGGCGGCGAAAGCATCGTTGTTCCTGCCAGCACCAAGACATTGAAGGTAGAAGGAACCCTGAAGTTCCTGGAGACATACGTATAA
- a CDS encoding DUF4435 domain-containing protein: protein MAKRLTDNINSQFFEAANRMTSKKARRKIVAYVESYDDVFFWRSVLGKFENEKRYFDIMLPTRNQHLDRGKKAAISSMLKGVGRDMIACVDADYDYLRQGSTESSQQMLENPYIFHTYAYAIENFQCYARGLHETCVMVTLNDRRIFDFERFLESYSRTIWPLFLWHMLFYVRHRKMSMHFDMAEFDKVIMLPSVRIQDPKWAIDYLGKKVRAKLFQLERRFKKFKDELDEMALYLNSLGVNESNTYLYIQGHHLFDLVVSPIVQSVCDALRNDRENEIRDRALHSEQARTEMACYENSLGKVKMMMKKNTFYQFSPEFQKIQADVEKYLER, encoded by the coding sequence ATGGCTAAACGTTTAACCGATAATATCAATTCCCAGTTCTTCGAGGCAGCCAACAGGATGACCTCGAAGAAGGCTCGGCGCAAGATTGTGGCTTACGTCGAGAGCTATGATGATGTCTTCTTCTGGCGTTCTGTATTGGGAAAGTTTGAGAATGAAAAACGCTATTTTGATATCATGCTGCCTACCCGTAACCAGCATTTAGACCGAGGCAAGAAGGCTGCTATCTCCAGTATGCTGAAGGGAGTAGGTAGGGATATGATAGCCTGTGTAGATGCCGATTACGATTATCTGCGTCAGGGCTCAACCGAGTCTTCCCAGCAGATGTTGGAGAATCCTTACATCTTCCATACCTATGCCTATGCCATTGAAAACTTCCAATGTTATGCCAGAGGATTGCACGAAACCTGTGTGATGGTGACGCTCAACGACCGTCGCATCTTCGATTTCGAGCGTTTTCTTGAGTCTTATTCCCGTACCATCTGGCCCCTCTTCTTATGGCACATGCTGTTCTATGTGCGTCATCGCAAGATGTCGATGCATTTTGATATGGCGGAGTTTGATAAGGTCATCATGCTGCCTTCTGTCCGAATCCAGGATCCTAAATGGGCGATAGATTATTTGGGAAAGAAGGTGCGGGCAAAGCTGTTCCAGCTGGAGCGCCGCTTTAAGAAGTTTAAGGATGAGTTGGATGAAATGGCTCTTTACCTCAACAGTCTGGGTGTAAACGAGAGCAATACCTATTTATATATTCAGGGTCATCATCTCTTCGACCTGGTAGTAAGTCCCATCGTCCAGAGCGTCTGCGATGCTTTGCGCAATGATAGGGAGAACGAAATCCGCGACCGTGCCCTCCATTCCGAGCAGGCCCGCACCGAAATGGCATGTTATGAGAATAGTCTGGGCAAGGTGAAGATGATGATGAAGAAGAACACCTTCTACCAGTTCTCTCCCGAATTCCAGAAGATACAGGCGGATGTGGAAAAGTATTTGGAAAGGTAA